A region of Plantactinospora sp. BC1 DNA encodes the following proteins:
- a CDS encoding ATP-binding protein, producing MAQAYTLQRAISRCAAHHPPYVAVDCTRIAPDKLLPTLLPAMVMLRESCRRGMTVLVCAPASALTVLLRRLPTRRVRIYPRLTDALSRIRPYPVSARARRAHRRLPPVPQAVSAARGLVRECCERWRLSDVAEEAQLVASELVANAVEHAGTDIDLTLCHHRQRLRIAVADRHPGVPALPRRESAPDPRQPLALRGRGLGMVSRSVANWGVLPGSDGKIVWASLAATPASRLRLPSLVTIPRAGYPA from the coding sequence GTGGCTCAGGCATACACACTGCAACGGGCGATTTCGCGCTGCGCCGCGCACCACCCGCCGTACGTGGCGGTGGACTGCACCCGGATCGCCCCGGACAAGCTGCTGCCGACCCTGCTGCCGGCGATGGTGATGCTCCGGGAGTCGTGCCGGCGCGGCATGACCGTGCTGGTCTGCGCACCGGCCTCGGCCCTGACCGTGCTGCTGCGCCGCCTGCCCACCCGGCGGGTCCGGATCTATCCCCGGCTCACCGACGCGCTGAGCCGGATCCGGCCCTACCCCGTGTCGGCCCGCGCCCGGCGGGCCCACCGTCGGCTGCCGCCGGTGCCGCAGGCGGTGAGCGCGGCGCGCGGACTGGTCCGGGAGTGCTGCGAGCGGTGGCGCCTCTCCGACGTCGCCGAAGAGGCCCAGCTCGTCGCCTCCGAACTCGTGGCGAACGCCGTCGAGCACGCCGGTACCGACATCGACCTCACGCTCTGCCACCACCGGCAGCGGCTGCGGATCGCGGTGGCGGACCGGCACCCCGGCGTACCGGCGCTGCCCCGGCGGGAGTCGGCCCCGGATCCGCGGCAGCCGCTCGCGCTGCGCGGTCGCGGGCTCGGCATGGTGAGCCGGTCGGTCGCCAACTGGGGCGTACTGCCCGGCAGCGACGGCAAGATCGTCTGGGCCAGCCTGGCCGCCACTCCGGCGTCCCGGCTGCGCCTGCCCAGCCTGGTCACCATCCCCCGGGCCGGCTATCCCGCCTGA
- a CDS encoding NUDIX domain-containing protein, whose product MIDKTIDKIAWIRLEEGRILSSRSHGKDVYYLPGGKREPGETDLETLVREIEEELSVAVVAGTAEPVGVFTAAAHGHPAGTVVRMTCYAAEYRGVLRPANEIAEIVWLGYADRHRVSPVDQVIFDHFHGTGELR is encoded by the coding sequence ATGATCGACAAGACGATCGACAAGATCGCCTGGATCCGGCTGGAAGAGGGCCGGATCCTCAGCTCCCGCTCGCACGGCAAGGACGTCTACTACCTGCCGGGCGGCAAACGGGAGCCCGGCGAGACGGACCTCGAAACCCTGGTACGGGAGATCGAGGAGGAACTCAGCGTCGCCGTCGTCGCCGGTACCGCCGAGCCGGTCGGCGTCTTCACGGCAGCGGCGCACGGGCACCCGGCCGGTACGGTCGTCCGGATGACCTGCTACGCGGCCGAGTACCGGGGTGTGCTGCGACCCGCCAACGAGATCGCCGAGATCGTCTGGCTGGGCTATGCCGACCGGCACCGGGTCTCCCCGGTCGACCAGGTCATCTTCGACCACTTCCACGGCACCGGCGAGCTGCGCTGA
- a CDS encoding PLP-dependent aminotransferase family protein, with translation MTSLVRGAQLGRMLGQWHALPGRRRSPDYVALAGAVRGLLADGRLPLGVRLPAERELAEALRVSRTTVTAAYRELRESGHLNSRRGAGSWTTLPGGHRVASSGLWTPQDDLDMIDLGCAALAAPAELASAARAAAEDLPRYLGGAGYHPTGIVELRAAVARGYTERGLPTSPEQIMVTNGVQHALDLVLRLALPTGGSVLVESPTYPNALAALAARRARIATHGLATEGTGWDADLLLGSLRQTRPRLAYLIPEFQNPTGHLMPAELRERVVATAHASGTDLVVDESFVDLALDGTEVPPPTAVFDRHSRVVTIGGMSKPYWGGLRIGWIRASAPQVQRLAAARVGVDMAGPVLDQLVAVRLLGHAGTIVRARRAQLAAQRDALLAALRAELPNWRVRTPAGGVTLWAELDGPIASALARAAEEAGVRLAPGPRFGLDGTLERFLRLPFTLPAAELTEAVRRIAAVRYDIDRAERPLWREPVVIA, from the coding sequence ATGACCAGCCTCGTTCGAGGCGCACAGCTCGGCCGGATGCTCGGGCAGTGGCACGCCCTGCCGGGGCGCCGGCGCAGCCCCGACTACGTCGCGCTGGCCGGCGCGGTGCGCGGGCTGCTCGCGGACGGCCGGCTGCCGCTCGGGGTACGCCTGCCGGCCGAGCGGGAACTGGCCGAGGCGCTGCGGGTCAGCCGGACCACCGTCACCGCCGCCTACCGGGAGCTGCGGGAGAGCGGGCACCTGAACAGCCGCCGGGGGGCCGGCAGTTGGACCACCCTGCCGGGCGGGCACCGGGTGGCGAGCTCGGGACTCTGGACCCCGCAGGACGACCTGGACATGATCGACCTCGGCTGCGCCGCGCTGGCCGCCCCGGCGGAACTCGCCTCGGCCGCCCGGGCCGCCGCCGAGGACCTGCCCCGCTATCTCGGCGGCGCCGGCTACCACCCGACCGGGATCGTCGAGCTGCGCGCGGCGGTGGCCCGGGGGTATACCGAGCGGGGCCTGCCGACCAGCCCCGAGCAGATCATGGTGACCAACGGGGTGCAGCACGCCCTGGACCTGGTGCTCCGACTCGCCCTGCCGACCGGCGGCAGCGTACTCGTGGAGTCGCCGACCTATCCCAACGCGCTCGCCGCGCTCGCCGCGCGCCGGGCCCGGATCGCCACCCACGGCCTCGCCACCGAGGGCACCGGCTGGGACGCCGACCTGCTGCTCGGCAGCCTCCGGCAGACCCGTCCCCGGCTGGCCTACCTGATCCCCGAGTTCCAGAATCCCACCGGCCACCTGATGCCGGCCGAGCTGCGCGAGCGGGTGGTGGCGACCGCGCACGCCAGCGGCACCGACCTGGTGGTCGACGAGTCCTTCGTGGACCTCGCGCTGGACGGCACCGAGGTGCCCCCGCCGACCGCCGTCTTCGACCGCCATTCCCGGGTCGTCACCATCGGCGGGATGAGCAAGCCGTACTGGGGCGGCCTGCGGATCGGCTGGATCCGCGCCTCGGCACCCCAGGTGCAGCGGCTGGCGGCGGCCCGGGTCGGGGTGGACATGGCCGGTCCGGTACTGGACCAACTGGTCGCGGTACGGCTGCTCGGTCACGCCGGGACGATCGTGCGGGCCCGGCGGGCGCAGTTGGCCGCCCAGCGCGACGCGCTGCTCGCCGCGCTCCGGGCGGAGCTGCCGAACTGGCGGGTGCGGACCCCGGCGGGCGGGGTGACGCTCTGGGCCGAGCTGGACGGCCCGATCGCCAGCGCGCTCGCCCGGGCCGCCGAGGAGGCGGGGGTACGACTCGCCCCCGGCCCGAGGTTCGGCCTCGACGGCACCCTGGAACGCTTCCTCCGGCTGCCGTTCACGCTGCCCGCCGCCGAGCTGACCGAGGCGGTACGCCGGATCGCGGCCGTCCGGTACGACATCGACCGGGCGGAGCGCCCGCTCTGGCGGGAGCCGGTGGTGATCGCCTGA
- a CDS encoding YitT family protein has translation MAKIGNSGDRLVRRLGQLYVGLTLYGVSMALMVEASLGLDPWDVFHQGLSRLTGASIGTVTIAVGALVLLLWIPLRQRPGLGTVSNVVVIGLAVDLALALLPTVEALPTRIGFLVAGILLNGMATGLYIGARLGPGPRDGLMTGYVARRPHRSLRLVRTVIELAVLAIGFVLGGQVGIGTVAYALAIGPLVHAFIPMFTVPPAQPVPPARPDPVSQPDPVP, from the coding sequence ATGGCAAAAATTGGCAACAGTGGCGATCGGCTCGTCCGGCGTCTCGGACAGCTCTACGTCGGACTGACGCTCTACGGCGTCAGCATGGCGCTGATGGTCGAGGCGTCCCTCGGGCTCGACCCCTGGGACGTCTTCCACCAGGGGCTCTCCCGGCTCACCGGGGCGTCGATCGGCACCGTGACCATCGCCGTCGGCGCCCTGGTGCTGTTGCTCTGGATCCCGCTGCGGCAGCGTCCCGGCCTCGGCACGGTGAGCAACGTCGTCGTCATCGGGCTCGCCGTCGACCTGGCGCTGGCCCTGTTGCCGACCGTCGAGGCACTGCCGACCCGGATCGGCTTCCTGGTCGCCGGCATCCTGCTCAACGGCATGGCGACCGGCCTGTACATCGGCGCCCGGCTCGGCCCCGGCCCGCGCGACGGCCTGATGACCGGGTACGTCGCCCGCCGGCCGCACCGCTCGCTCCGGCTGGTCCGTACGGTCATCGAGCTGGCCGTACTGGCGATCGGGTTCGTCCTCGGCGGCCAGGTCGGGATCGGCACGGTCGCCTACGCCCTGGCCATCGGCCCGCTGGTGCACGCCTTCATCCCGATGTTCACGGTGCCACCCGCGCAGCCCGTACCACCGGCGCGGCCCGACCCGGTCTCGCAGCCCGACCCCGTTCCGTAG
- the hisF gene encoding imidazole glycerol phosphate synthase subunit HisF, translating to MTVAVRVIPCLDVDAGRVVKGVNFVDLRDAGDPVELAGAYDEAGADELTFLDVTASSDDRGTMLDVVRRTAETVFIPLTVGGGVRRVADVDVLLRAGADKVGVNTAAIARPELIAEIAERFGRQVLVLSLDVRRTPAGTSTESGFEVTTHGGRRGTGIDAVGWAARAAELGAGEILLNSMDADGTKAGFDLELIGAVRRVADVPVVASGGAGAVAHFPPAVAAGADAVLAASVFHFGELSVGEVKDALRGAGHPVR from the coding sequence ATGACGGTGGCGGTACGGGTGATCCCCTGTCTCGACGTGGACGCGGGGCGGGTCGTCAAGGGGGTCAACTTCGTCGACCTGCGGGACGCGGGCGATCCGGTCGAGCTGGCCGGGGCGTACGACGAGGCCGGTGCCGACGAGCTGACCTTCCTCGACGTCACCGCCTCCTCCGACGACCGGGGCACCATGCTCGACGTGGTACGCCGGACCGCCGAGACGGTCTTCATCCCGCTCACCGTCGGCGGCGGGGTACGCCGGGTCGCCGACGTCGACGTACTGCTCCGGGCGGGTGCGGACAAGGTGGGGGTGAACACCGCCGCGATCGCCCGACCGGAGCTGATCGCCGAGATCGCCGAGCGGTTCGGCCGGCAGGTGCTGGTGCTCTCCCTGGACGTGCGGCGTACCCCGGCCGGGACCAGCACCGAGAGCGGGTTCGAGGTGACCACCCACGGCGGCCGGCGCGGCACCGGGATCGACGCGGTCGGCTGGGCCGCCCGGGCCGCCGAGTTGGGCGCCGGGGAGATCCTGCTCAACTCGATGGACGCCGACGGCACCAAGGCCGGCTTCGACCTGGAGTTGATCGGCGCGGTCCGGCGGGTGGCGGACGTACCCGTGGTGGCCAGCGGCGGGGCCGGCGCGGTCGCCCACTTTCCCCCGGCGGTGGCGGCCGGTGCGGACGCGGTCCTGGCGGCCAGCGTCTTCCACTTCGGTGAGCTGAGCGTCGGCGAGGTCAAGGACGCGCTGCGCGGCGCCGGGCACCCGGTCCGCTGA
- the priA gene encoding bifunctional 1-(5-phosphoribosyl)-5-((5-phosphoribosylamino)methylideneamino)imidazole-4-carboxamide isomerase/phosphoribosylanthranilate isomerase PriA, protein MSLTLLPAVDVANGQAVRLVQGAAGSETSYGEPLEAALAWQRDGADWVHLVDLDAAFGRGSNAELLAEVVGRLDVKVELSGGIRDDASLRAALGTGAARINIGTAALEDPQWCDRVVGEYGDRVAIGLDVRGRTLSARGWTRDGGDLFEVLERLDKAGAARYVVTDITKDGMMRGPNLDLLREVCARTDAPVIASGGVSTLDDLRALATLEPIGVEGVIAGKALYAGAFTVAEALAVLRAA, encoded by the coding sequence TTGAGCCTGACCCTGCTTCCCGCCGTCGACGTCGCGAACGGCCAGGCCGTCCGCCTGGTCCAGGGCGCCGCCGGCAGTGAGACCAGCTACGGCGAGCCGCTGGAGGCCGCCCTGGCCTGGCAGCGTGACGGCGCCGACTGGGTCCACCTGGTCGACCTCGACGCCGCGTTCGGCCGGGGCTCGAACGCCGAACTCCTGGCCGAGGTGGTCGGCCGGCTCGACGTCAAGGTCGAACTCTCCGGCGGAATCCGGGACGACGCGTCGCTGCGGGCCGCGCTGGGCACCGGGGCGGCCCGGATCAACATCGGCACCGCCGCGCTGGAGGACCCGCAGTGGTGCGACCGGGTGGTCGGCGAGTACGGCGACCGGGTGGCGATCGGGCTGGACGTGCGCGGCCGTACCCTCTCGGCCCGAGGCTGGACGCGGGACGGCGGCGACCTGTTCGAGGTGCTGGAGCGGCTGGACAAGGCCGGCGCGGCCCGTTACGTGGTGACCGACATCACCAAGGACGGCATGATGCGCGGCCCCAACCTCGACCTGCTGCGCGAGGTCTGCGCTCGTACCGACGCCCCGGTGATCGCCTCCGGTGGCGTCTCGACCCTGGACGACCTGCGCGCGCTCGCCACGCTGGAACCGATCGGGGTGGAGGGCGTGATCGCCGGCAAGGCGCTCTACGCCGGTGCGTTCACCGTCGCCGAGGCCCTCGCCGTACTGCGGGCGGCGTGA
- the hisH gene encoding imidazole glycerol phosphate synthase subunit HisH — translation MPRVVVLDYGSGNLRSAQRAVARAGAEVTVTDDLDAAAAADGLVVPGVGAFAACMAGIEALRAGPVIAERVAAGRPVLGICVGMQILFEYGEEHGLVTKGLGLLPGGVTGLAARRVPHMGWNTVAAPPESRLFTGLPADARFYFVHSYAPTDAAALTASGALPTTAEHGGRFVAAVERGPLSAAQFHPEKSAEAGRILLRNWLATL, via the coding sequence CTGCCCCGGGTGGTGGTGCTGGACTACGGCTCCGGCAACCTCCGCTCCGCGCAGCGGGCGGTGGCCCGGGCCGGCGCCGAGGTGACGGTCACCGACGACCTCGACGCGGCGGCCGCCGCCGACGGTCTGGTGGTGCCCGGGGTCGGCGCCTTCGCCGCCTGCATGGCCGGGATCGAGGCGCTGCGGGCCGGGCCGGTGATCGCCGAGCGGGTCGCGGCGGGCCGCCCGGTGCTGGGCATCTGCGTCGGCATGCAGATCCTTTTCGAGTACGGCGAGGAGCACGGCCTCGTCACCAAGGGGCTCGGGCTGCTGCCCGGCGGGGTGACCGGGCTGGCCGCCCGGCGGGTGCCGCACATGGGCTGGAACACCGTCGCCGCACCGCCGGAGTCCCGGCTCTTCACCGGGCTGCCGGCCGACGCCCGCTTCTACTTCGTGCACTCCTACGCCCCGACCGACGCGGCCGCCCTGACCGCCTCCGGTGCGCTGCCGACCACCGCCGAGCACGGTGGACGGTTCGTGGCTGCGGTGGAGCGCGGCCCGCTGTCGGCCGCCCAGTTCCATCCCGAGAAGTCCGCCGAGGCCGGTCGGATCCTGCTGCGCAACTGGCTGGCCACGCTGTGA
- the hisB gene encoding imidazoleglycerol-phosphate dehydratase HisB, which yields MSRTARVERTTAETKVLVELDLDGSGQADITTGVGFYDHMLHQIARHGGFDLTVHTVGDLEIDAHHTIEDTSLALGTAFDQALGNKIGIRRYGSATIPMDEVLVRAAVDLSGRPYVVHDEPALAPYIGPVYPTSMTRHIWESFGQSARLTLHVSVLRAARPGGHPDAHHVVEAQFKAVARALREAVAIDPRSAGAVPSTKGLL from the coding sequence GTGAGCAGAACCGCCCGGGTCGAGCGGACCACGGCCGAGACCAAGGTGCTCGTCGAGCTGGATCTCGACGGCTCCGGACAGGCCGACATCACCACCGGGGTCGGCTTCTACGACCACATGCTGCACCAGATCGCCCGGCACGGCGGTTTCGACCTGACCGTGCACACGGTCGGCGACCTGGAGATCGACGCGCACCACACCATCGAGGACACCTCGCTGGCCCTCGGTACCGCGTTCGACCAGGCCCTCGGCAACAAGATCGGCATCCGGCGGTACGGGTCGGCCACGATCCCGATGGACGAGGTGCTGGTCCGGGCCGCCGTCGACCTCTCCGGCCGGCCTTACGTCGTGCACGACGAGCCGGCGCTCGCCCCGTACATCGGGCCGGTCTATCCGACCAGCATGACCCGGCACATCTGGGAGTCCTTCGGCCAGTCCGCCCGGCTGACCCTGCACGTCTCGGTGCTCCGGGCCGCCCGGCCCGGCGGGCACCCCGACGCGCACCACGTGGTGGAGGCGCAGTTCAAGGCGGTCGCCCGGGCGCTGCGCGAGGCGGTGGCGATCGATCCCCGGTCGGCCGGCGCGGTGCCGAGCACCAAGGGGCTGCTCTGA
- a CDS encoding histidinol-phosphate transaminase, with amino-acid sequence MTSLADLPIRDDLRGRSPYGAPQLDVPVRLNTNENSYPLPEPVVEAIGKAVAAELRDLNRYPDRDAVALRADLADYLGHGLGTANVWAANGSNEVQQQLLQVFGGPGRTALGFTPAYSMHPLLATGTGTTWRDGRRDADFGLTAADAVAQVREHRPDLVFLCSPNNPTGTALDPAVLDAVLAEAPGMVVVDEAYAEFARPGTPTALALLPGHPRLVVTRTMSKAFGFAGGRLGYLAADPAVVDAVQLVRLPYHLSALTQAAARAALAHRDRLLGTVEAIKEQRDRIVAGLRAAGRTVADSDANFVLFSVGGDQRVAWRALLEHGVLVRDVGLPGWLRVTAGTPQETDAFFRALESVPTGSEPTGSGLGPAGSGAAPTGSGTA; translated from the coding sequence GTGACCTCGCTCGCCGACCTGCCGATCCGGGACGACCTGCGCGGGCGCAGCCCGTACGGTGCGCCGCAGCTCGACGTGCCGGTGCGGCTGAACACCAACGAGAACTCGTACCCGCTGCCGGAGCCGGTGGTGGAGGCGATAGGCAAGGCGGTCGCGGCCGAGCTGCGGGACCTGAACCGCTATCCCGACCGGGACGCGGTGGCGCTCCGGGCCGACCTCGCCGACTATCTCGGGCACGGGCTCGGCACCGCCAACGTCTGGGCGGCGAACGGCTCCAACGAGGTCCAGCAGCAACTGCTCCAGGTCTTCGGCGGGCCGGGGCGGACGGCGCTCGGCTTCACCCCGGCGTACTCGATGCATCCGCTGCTCGCCACCGGCACCGGTACCACGTGGCGGGACGGCCGGCGGGACGCCGATTTCGGGCTGACCGCCGCCGACGCCGTCGCGCAGGTCCGCGAGCACCGGCCCGATCTGGTCTTCCTCTGCTCGCCGAACAACCCGACCGGCACCGCGCTGGACCCGGCGGTGCTGGACGCGGTGCTGGCCGAGGCGCCCGGGATGGTGGTGGTGGACGAGGCGTACGCCGAGTTCGCCCGCCCCGGCACCCCGACCGCGCTGGCCCTGCTGCCCGGCCACCCCCGGCTGGTGGTGACCCGGACCATGAGCAAGGCCTTCGGCTTCGCCGGTGGCCGGCTCGGCTACCTCGCCGCCGATCCGGCGGTGGTGGACGCGGTGCAGCTCGTCCGGCTGCCCTACCACCTCTCGGCGCTCACCCAGGCCGCCGCCCGGGCCGCCCTGGCCCACCGTGACCGGCTGCTCGGCACCGTCGAGGCGATCAAGGAGCAGCGGGACCGGATCGTGGCCGGCCTGCGCGCGGCCGGCCGGACGGTCGCCGACAGCGACGCCAACTTCGTGCTCTTCTCCGTCGGCGGCGACCAGCGGGTCGCCTGGCGGGCGCTGCTCGAGCACGGGGTACTCGTCCGCGACGTCGGGCTGCCCGGCTGGCTGCGGGTCACCGCCGGCACGCCGCAGGAGACCGATGCCTTCTTCCGGGCCCTAGAATCGGTGCCGACCGGCTCCGAACCGACCGGCTCCGGCCTGGGTCCGGCCGGCTCGGGCGCGGCGCCGACCGGCTCCGGGACGGCGTGA